The Microbulbifer sp. YPW1 genome contains a region encoding:
- a CDS encoding carboxylesterase/lipase family protein: MPNSGLPTSGSNINAAKTTRSSRQHPVVNAPCGALQGKLDPSGRVQQFLGIPYAQSPVGERRWQPPQKPGRWEGIRDATRYGMPAPQNPSPLFEIKGPNGEEPDSEDCLYLNIYTPAAPQQEILPVMVWIHGGAFYLGSGCQSLYNGKYLAASGRAIVVTLNYRLGALGFLRLRDCCDIPATGNEGLLDQIAALHWVRENIAAFGGNPDNVTLFGESAGAMSIASLFAARGSDKEPLTGQLFHKAIVQSGNPGVFHTPERAAQLADRFCAELMAQRNGKPLQQPPTTREILQVQETLLNAPDTGPQWGHLPFKPVLDRDLIIQSPVDALRQGAGAEVSIMVGSNRDEWNLFSAARPETLTLDDQQIRGHLQSILPDHLLTPLLDHYRRRAESQMENPWPLWSRTWNLMLTDMVFTVPGLRLLKAHRGKRYHYHFAQPLNAQPLLGACHAAELGYVFGTHDDASLQHLYGGQSEPHILSETMRNAWLNFAESGNPGSDWPGFEQGHCRNFGEADSPLDVDTLHELWEALEDTKLHGLL, from the coding sequence ATGCCCAACTCTGGTCTCCCCACTTCTGGCTCCAATATCAACGCCGCCAAGACCACGCGCTCTTCCAGGCAGCACCCCGTCGTCAATGCCCCCTGCGGCGCCCTGCAAGGCAAGTTGGACCCGTCGGGCCGAGTGCAGCAGTTTCTCGGTATTCCCTATGCGCAATCTCCAGTGGGGGAAAGGCGCTGGCAGCCGCCTCAAAAACCTGGCCGATGGGAAGGCATACGTGATGCCACTCGGTACGGGATGCCCGCACCACAAAACCCCTCTCCCCTGTTCGAGATCAAGGGCCCCAATGGTGAGGAACCCGACAGCGAGGATTGCCTTTACCTCAACATTTACACGCCGGCAGCACCGCAGCAGGAAATCCTGCCCGTCATGGTTTGGATACATGGAGGCGCCTTCTATCTCGGCTCAGGTTGCCAGTCCCTATACAACGGGAAGTATCTGGCTGCCAGCGGTCGTGCGATTGTCGTCACGCTGAACTACCGACTGGGGGCGCTGGGTTTCCTGCGACTGAGAGACTGCTGTGACATCCCCGCCACAGGTAACGAGGGACTACTGGATCAGATCGCCGCGCTGCACTGGGTTCGCGAAAATATAGCGGCATTTGGCGGCAACCCGGACAACGTTACCCTGTTCGGAGAATCCGCAGGCGCCATGAGTATCGCTTCCCTGTTCGCGGCCCGGGGAAGTGATAAGGAGCCACTGACAGGCCAACTGTTCCATAAGGCGATCGTGCAAAGTGGAAATCCCGGTGTCTTCCACACCCCGGAAAGAGCCGCACAGCTGGCCGACAGATTCTGCGCAGAGTTGATGGCGCAACGGAACGGGAAGCCCTTACAACAGCCCCCGACCACCCGCGAGATACTCCAGGTGCAGGAAACCCTGTTAAACGCCCCCGATACCGGTCCTCAGTGGGGGCACCTTCCTTTCAAACCCGTACTGGATAGAGACTTGATCATACAGTCTCCCGTGGACGCCCTGCGCCAGGGTGCTGGCGCGGAAGTTTCCATAATGGTGGGCAGTAATCGCGACGAATGGAATCTGTTCAGCGCAGCGCGTCCGGAAACCCTGACGTTGGATGACCAGCAGATTCGCGGGCACCTCCAGTCGATTCTTCCCGACCACCTGCTGACCCCGCTACTGGATCACTATCGCCGGCGTGCAGAATCCCAGATGGAAAACCCCTGGCCACTGTGGAGCCGCACCTGGAATTTAATGCTGACCGATATGGTATTTACTGTTCCCGGGTTGCGCCTGCTTAAAGCCCACCGCGGAAAGCGCTATCACTATCACTTTGCCCAGCCACTCAATGCGCAGCCTTTACTGGGGGCCTGCCATGCCGCAGAACTCGGCTACGTATTCGGTACACACGACGATGCCTCGTTACAGCACTTGTATGGTGGCCAGAGCGAGCCACATATCCTTAGTGAAACCATGCGCAATGCATGGCTGAACTTTGCCGAATCCGGAAATCCTGGCAGCGACTGGCCCGGATTCGAACAGGGCCATTGCCGTAATTTTGGCGAGGCAGATTCTCCCCTGGATGTGGATACACTGCACGAACTGTGGGAGGCCCTCGAGGATACAAAACTACACGGCCTGCTGTAA
- a CDS encoding MFS transporter translates to MDRQWWQSLYRLPPLIWIVLIGSFFGRGTYFMVWPFLAILLHEKFALSPGNIGIILSVSAMASALLGFYVGAMSDRYGRRNILILGTAINAVAFFILAVAESLSTFVLSITLCSIGRAIWEPPAGALFGDLIPDKKCRELALQFRYFLVNVGAALGPIVGVWAGISAQQSTFGLTGVSYLLLCLAFIWAFSYSVAGKHASAQKHTETSFASTVQVLRQDRVFLVVVFANILALFIYAHMDTSLVQYLTQMQAPALVGLISSMILVNALTIVLLQFPLLRLMRALCVNNRMMVGIIILAAGQVWLALNPIDWLYGWLGATFIVSVAEAILFPNMSVQVDRMAPSHLRGSYFGASSFYSLGWSSAPLAGGFIIEWAGGSALYWGMFVLCGFVLILYRYSRQLNRTLPVKPSQPDQLAEVLAEMNEARLEVGDIADREGAPVSKPAA, encoded by the coding sequence ATGGACAGGCAATGGTGGCAATCTCTTTACCGCTTACCGCCCTTGATATGGATAGTATTGATAGGCAGTTTCTTTGGGCGCGGCACCTATTTTATGGTTTGGCCGTTTCTGGCAATCCTCCTCCATGAAAAGTTTGCCCTGAGCCCGGGAAATATCGGGATCATTCTCAGTGTATCCGCCATGGCGTCCGCTCTACTGGGGTTTTACGTTGGTGCCATGTCGGATCGCTATGGACGACGCAATATCCTGATCCTGGGGACTGCGATCAATGCAGTGGCGTTTTTTATACTGGCCGTGGCGGAAAGCCTGTCCACGTTTGTTCTTTCGATCACCCTGTGTTCGATCGGCCGTGCGATCTGGGAACCACCCGCCGGTGCGTTATTCGGCGATCTGATTCCCGATAAAAAATGCCGCGAACTGGCGTTACAGTTTCGCTATTTCCTGGTCAACGTGGGTGCGGCGCTCGGACCGATTGTTGGCGTCTGGGCAGGCATCAGTGCGCAGCAGTCCACCTTTGGACTCACCGGAGTGAGCTATCTGCTGTTGTGCCTGGCGTTTATCTGGGCATTCAGCTATTCGGTTGCAGGAAAACACGCTTCGGCGCAGAAGCATACAGAGACCAGTTTCGCCAGTACGGTTCAGGTGCTGCGCCAGGATCGGGTTTTTCTTGTGGTTGTTTTTGCCAATATCCTCGCGCTGTTCATATACGCACACATGGACACGAGTCTGGTGCAATACCTGACCCAGATGCAGGCGCCTGCACTGGTCGGGTTGATATCCAGCATGATTCTGGTGAATGCGTTAACGATCGTGCTGCTGCAGTTTCCCCTGCTGCGATTGATGCGGGCACTGTGTGTCAACAATCGCATGATGGTCGGGATTATCATTCTGGCGGCAGGGCAGGTCTGGCTCGCGCTGAACCCGATCGATTGGCTCTATGGATGGTTGGGCGCAACTTTTATAGTGAGTGTTGCAGAGGCAATTCTGTTTCCCAATATGAGCGTTCAGGTAGACAGAATGGCTCCCAGTCATTTGCGAGGGAGTTATTTCGGTGCATCTTCCTTTTATTCCCTCGGATGGTCGAGTGCGCCTTTGGCGGGGGGATTCATCATCGAGTGGGCCGGTGGTAGCGCGCTTTACTGGGGCATGTTTGTTCTGTGTGGTTTCGTGTTAATCCTCTATCGTTACAGCCGCCAGTTAAATCGGACGCTGCCGGTTAAACCTTCGCAGCCGGACCAGCTTGCAGAAGTACTCGCAGAGATGAACGAAGCCAGGTTGGAGGTGGGAGATATTGCTGATCGGGAAGGAGCGCCGGTTTCAAAGCCCGCCGCCTGA
- a CDS encoding BapA prefix-like domain-containing protein, whose amino-acid sequence MQTQVVDKSSGVLSSFDSTTVVLDSPGFVKLAMAQEDILSFSRSGDDLIVQLASGEVITIENFYLADASSTQSDLFIEDPESGEVLLAQQGVDGSIFSMAQVSSGADVAGVIPPTGEVVCPWVWAGLAALGIGAIAASYDNDDNRSTFEAYNPPPPPPPPPPSPPAPPPPPPAEPPPPAEPPPPAEPPPPAEPPPPAEPPPPAEPPPPAEPPPPPDGDADADSDADADADTDADADADADTDADADADADADTDADADADADTDADADADADADADADADADADADADADADADADADADADADADADADADADADADADADADADADADADADADADADADADADADADADADADADADADADADADADADADADADADADADADADADADADADADADADADADADADADADADADADADADADADADADADADADADADADADADADADADADADADADADADADCDINIDIDIDIDIDCECDADADSDADADADADADADADADGDADWSYSYELNLHGYDIDIDIDVDIDKTGSHKDGDCEIDIDVDIDIDIECDADADSDADADADADADADADADADADADADADADADADADADADADADADADADADADADTDADADADADADADADADADTDADADADADADGDADADADGDADADADGDADADADGDADADADGDADADADGDADADADGDADADADGDADADADGDADADADGDADADADGDADADGDSDEEPEDLPNGISYVAFELQDGRIVKVEYGEDTDIKDPRHPETLEECILEEYGSPVVGEYIIKAGNEHYDGDGNPRDPEVDGWPVNMAGNVGGPGVETIALEDLCDDDEMMMQTESDASGFMSAELASELDQMGEAHGLDQDQVQALKQSIQDQLEDALEDVISLAELSESSTSDGGDSDSHHQDGDGQPLTLEDLVEDLFNDDSLPGLGSSSFLGQSLTEVFDPGESPDNLPPDMDDPMRDLWSQNGHHDL is encoded by the coding sequence ATGCAAACCCAAGTAGTCGACAAGTCGAGCGGCGTCCTGAGTTCGTTTGATTCCACGACAGTGGTTTTAGACTCTCCAGGATTCGTCAAGCTGGCGATGGCGCAGGAAGACATACTTTCCTTTTCTAGGTCTGGTGACGATCTGATTGTTCAGCTCGCATCAGGTGAAGTCATAACGATTGAAAATTTTTACCTCGCGGATGCGTCGAGTACCCAGAGTGATCTTTTTATCGAAGATCCAGAGTCGGGTGAGGTATTACTCGCTCAGCAGGGTGTCGATGGTTCCATATTTTCAATGGCGCAGGTCAGTAGTGGGGCGGATGTCGCCGGAGTGATCCCCCCCACTGGTGAAGTTGTTTGCCCATGGGTATGGGCCGGTCTCGCGGCGCTGGGAATAGGGGCGATAGCGGCTTCTTACGATAACGATGATAATCGTTCTACGTTCGAGGCATATAACCCGCCACCTCCACCTCCACCGCCGCCTCCGTCCCCCCCTGCGCCGCCGCCCCCGCCGCCTGCGGAGCCACCGCCGCCTGCGGAGCCGCCGCCCCCTGCGGAGCCGCCGCCCCCTGCGGAGCCACCACCGCCTGCGGAGCCGCCGCCCCCTGCGGAGCCACCACCGCCTGCGGAGCCGCCGCCACCGCCGGATGGCGACGCAGACGCGGACTCTGACGCGGATGCTGATGCGGATACAGACGCGGATGCCGATGCCGATGCGGATACAGACGCCGACGCCGACGCCGACGCCGACGCGGATACAGACGCCGACGCGGATGCTGATGCGGATACAGACGCCGATGCGGATGCCGACGCGGATGCGGATGCCGACGCCGATGCGGATGCTGACGCGGATGCTGATGCTGATGCTGATGCTGATGCTGATGCTGATGCGGATGCCGATGCGGATGCCGACGCTGACGCTGACGCTGACGCTGATGCCGACGCCGACGCCGACGCCGACGCCGACGCCGACGCCGACGCCGATGCCGATGCCGACGCCGACGCCGATGCCGATGCGGACGCCGATGCGGATGCCGATGCGGATGCCGATGCGGATGCCGACGCCGACGCCGATGCCGATGCCGACGCGGATGCGGATGCCGACGCCGACGCGGATGCCGATGCGGACGCCGATGCCGACGCAGACGCAGACGCAGATGCTGACGCCGACGCCGACGCAGACGCCGACGCCGACGCAGATGCTGACGCAGATGCTGACGCCGACGCCGATGCCGATGCTGACGCAGACGCCGATGCTGACGCAGACGCAGACGCAGATGCTGATGCCGACGCCGACGCCGACGCCGACGCGGATGCCGACGCCGACGCCGACGCCGACGCAGACGCAGATGCGGATGCGGATGCTGACGCCGACGCCGATGCTGATGCTGACGCAGATGCCGACTGCGATATAAATATCGATATCGACATCGATATTGATATTGACTGCGAGTGTGATGCGGACGCTGATTCAGACGCAGACGCAGACGCAGACGCAGACGCAGACGCAGATGCAGATGCCGATGGCGACGCCGACTGGAGCTACAGTTACGAGCTCAATCTGCATGGCTATGACATCGATATTGATATTGACGTAGACATCGATAAAACGGGCAGTCACAAAGATGGTGATTGCGAGATCGATATAGATGTCGATATTGATATTGACATCGAATGTGACGCTGATGCCGACTCGGATGCGGATGCGGATGCGGATGCGGATGCGGATGCGGATGCGGATGCGGATGCGGATGCGGATGCGGATGCGGATGCGGATGCGGATGCGGATGCGGATGCGGATGCGGATGCGGATGCGGATGCGGATGCGGATGCGGATGCGGATGCGGATGCGGATGCCGATACAGACGCCGATGCGGATGCCGATGCGGATGCCGATGCCGATGCGGATGCCGATGCGGATACAGACGCCGATGCGGATGCCGACGCGGATGCAGACGGTGATGCCGATGCGGATGCGGACGGTGATGCCGATGCGGATGCGGACGGTGATGCCGATGCGGATGCGGACGGTGATGCCGATGCGGATGCGGACGGTGATGCCGATGCGGATGCAGACGGTGATGCCGATGCGGATGCGGACGGTGATGCCGATGCGGATGCGGACGGTGATGCCGATGCGGATGCAGACGGTGATGCCGATGCGGATGCGGACGGTGATGCCGACGCGGATGCAGATGGTGATGCCGACGCCGATGGTGACAGCGACGAAGAGCCAGAGGATCTACCGAATGGTATCTCCTACGTAGCCTTTGAGTTACAAGATGGAAGAATCGTCAAGGTCGAATACGGCGAAGACACCGACATCAAGGATCCGAGACATCCGGAGACGTTGGAAGAGTGCATCCTGGAAGAGTACGGCTCGCCGGTAGTCGGTGAGTACATCATCAAGGCAGGTAACGAGCATTACGATGGAGACGGAAACCCGAGAGACCCTGAAGTCGATGGATGGCCAGTGAATATGGCCGGAAATGTGGGTGGTCCGGGTGTCGAAACTATCGCGCTTGAAGATCTCTGTGACGATGATGAGATGATGATGCAGACGGAAAGCGATGCATCCGGGTTTATGTCTGCAGAGCTCGCTTCAGAGCTGGATCAGATGGGTGAAGCGCATGGACTTGATCAAGACCAGGTCCAGGCACTGAAACAGTCGATCCAGGATCAGCTGGAGGATGCTCTGGAAGATGTAATCAGCCTGGCTGAACTTTCCGAAAGCAGTACGTCGGATGGCGGAGACTCGGATTCCCATCACCAGGATGGTGACGGGCAACCGTTGACTCTCGAGGACTTGGTCGAGGATCTCTTTAATGATGATTCTCTACCGGGGCTGGGTTCCAGCAGCTTCCTCGGGCAGAGTCTGACGGAAGTGTTTGATCCGGGAGAATCACCCGACAACTTGCCTCCGGATATGGATGACCCGATGAGAGATCTCTGGTCTCAAAATGGACACCATGATCTGTAG
- a CDS encoding TolC family outer membrane protein: MFLSGKAARRIACHIVGVSALLTLPFSLADESENSFQTISPSDLQSGSDASPFLNAQPLNPSVTASSNTWQLGITEAVQKAVEWHPAIGESVGVLHQQQENIRRARSGYYPQVNVGVIGGYDSETNGDGDGHAVQLYLSQVLYDFGKISGSVDSATAGARAAQAQVLQQIDAIARDTAEAAIEVQRYQALLESADAQIQGVSAISRLVKIRSDRGASTRSDVLQAQSRMESARANRQQLQAQLNRWRSVLQNLMGVQQSVALSMGLPEPVLNGCLVDPMQANYAPAVLLAEAQRAEAVAQLKEARAQAWPTLSLDGSVNSYLDQEYVDANALNDHESAVFLNLSMPIYQGGRISASKEAASFAMRSAEAAKDNARLTVARDLRIAQSQSQGLQRSISILEARLRAISETRDLYRQQYSSLGSRTLIELLNSEEELHQARIEKNNTEYDLHKLQVDCLYTVGEIRNAFDLQGRPIQGVEVLP; the protein is encoded by the coding sequence ATGTTTTTGTCAGGGAAGGCTGCGCGTCGTATCGCCTGCCACATAGTCGGTGTTTCAGCTCTGCTGACACTGCCATTTTCATTGGCGGATGAGTCTGAGAATTCCTTTCAGACCATAAGCCCCAGTGACTTGCAGAGTGGATCTGACGCCAGTCCTTTCCTCAATGCACAGCCGCTCAACCCCTCAGTCACCGCCAGCTCAAATACCTGGCAGCTGGGTATCACCGAGGCCGTGCAAAAGGCCGTTGAGTGGCACCCGGCAATTGGCGAGTCCGTAGGCGTGTTACACCAGCAACAGGAAAATATTCGCAGGGCGCGATCCGGCTATTATCCGCAGGTCAACGTGGGTGTGATTGGTGGCTACGACAGCGAAACCAATGGTGATGGTGATGGGCATGCGGTCCAGTTATATCTTTCCCAGGTTCTTTATGACTTCGGGAAAATCTCCGGCAGCGTTGACTCTGCTACGGCCGGCGCGCGCGCGGCTCAAGCCCAGGTATTGCAGCAAATTGATGCTATAGCACGGGATACGGCGGAGGCAGCCATTGAAGTTCAACGTTATCAGGCATTACTTGAGTCCGCCGATGCGCAGATTCAGGGGGTGTCTGCTATTTCCCGCCTGGTCAAAATTCGCAGTGATCGTGGCGCGAGCACGCGTTCGGACGTCCTGCAGGCGCAATCGCGGATGGAGTCCGCCAGAGCCAATCGTCAGCAGTTGCAGGCGCAGCTGAACCGTTGGCGCAGTGTATTGCAGAATCTGATGGGCGTGCAGCAGAGCGTTGCGCTATCCATGGGATTGCCGGAACCAGTATTGAATGGCTGTTTGGTTGATCCCATGCAAGCCAATTACGCGCCTGCGGTACTGCTCGCGGAAGCGCAGCGGGCTGAAGCCGTAGCGCAATTAAAAGAAGCTCGCGCCCAGGCGTGGCCCACACTGTCTCTGGACGGCAGTGTAAACAGCTATCTCGATCAGGAATACGTAGACGCCAATGCGCTTAATGACCATGAAAGCGCGGTATTTCTCAACCTCTCCATGCCGATCTACCAGGGTGGGAGGATTTCTGCGAGCAAGGAAGCGGCGAGTTTTGCCATGCGCTCTGCAGAGGCGGCGAAAGACAATGCCCGGCTGACCGTGGCCCGGGATCTGCGCATCGCGCAGAGTCAGAGCCAGGGGTTGCAGCGGAGTATATCCATTCTCGAAGCGCGCTTGCGCGCAATTTCCGAGACGCGCGATCTCTACCGTCAACAGTACTCCTCCCTTGGTAGCCGAACCCTGATTGAATTACTCAATTCGGAAGAGGAGCTGCATCAGGCGCGGATAGAAAAAAACAATACCGAATACGACCTGCACAAATTACAGGTGGATTGCCTGTATACCGTAGGCGAAATCAGAAATGCATTTGATCTTCAGGGGCGTCCCATTCAGGGAGTAGAGGTACTGCCGTAA
- a CDS encoding type I secretion system permease/ATPase — protein MQDSESEQKEYTPWVHAILAIARHYRLEFSEENIRIASRWGQQETVEGVVRSMARQAGLVARFTEFDKSMLSPWRLPLVVQLRGGQIGVIETTDGKGHLAVSFSGDRGAATRINVESLVPHIISVVVLRPAHNVADARVDDYVKPQQKHWFRSIILRDLKPYGHVMIATTVANVLALAGILFSKQVYDRVIPAESTPTLYVLFSGVLVAVLFDFIMRINRIRVTDLLGKRADIRVSDLVYGHAVRLRNSAKPKSTGAFTSQIRELERVREMVTSTTILAMADMPFFFLFLGFLWYVAGPLALIPLGALVLLIVPGLLAQKKLARLAGESIRESSLRNAMLVETVQGMEDIKAMQAEQRFQQQWNHYNAVTAESNLRLRGLIGRLVTWTHNVQSSVFAIIVLFGAPMVMAGDMTTGSLVAASILGSRMMAPMSQITQVLSRWQQAKYALKGLDHIMQLPVDHAEGSKRVHLSCITGNYQLRQASFKYGAECETPALSVNALKIRAGEKIAVLGRNGAGKSTLLQALSGMLEPSAGEVILEGVSMGHIDPADTRRDIGLLTQNANLFHGTLRENVTLGAPGATDKEIIAALDMSGALDFIRKLPKGMDHVILEGGLGLSGGQRQSLLLARLFIRNPSVVLLDEPTASLDDVTEKRFIAKLQQWAEGRTLIFATHRTSTLKLADRILVVDNGQLLMDESKEVALQKLSQNATQNGARQGQEVSGEKLSDSEQVS, from the coding sequence ATGCAAGACTCCGAAAGTGAGCAGAAGGAATACACACCCTGGGTGCATGCGATACTGGCGATCGCCAGGCACTACCGGCTCGAGTTTTCTGAAGAAAATATCCGTATCGCTTCCCGTTGGGGGCAGCAGGAAACGGTGGAAGGCGTTGTGCGCAGCATGGCGCGGCAAGCGGGCCTGGTAGCCAGATTTACTGAGTTCGATAAATCCATGTTGAGCCCCTGGCGCTTGCCTCTGGTGGTCCAGTTACGCGGCGGACAAATTGGCGTTATCGAAACTACCGATGGCAAGGGACACCTCGCCGTTTCCTTCAGTGGCGACCGCGGTGCTGCTACGCGGATCAATGTCGAGTCCCTCGTTCCCCATATCATTTCAGTGGTGGTGTTGCGCCCGGCACACAATGTCGCTGACGCCCGTGTTGATGACTATGTGAAACCCCAGCAGAAACACTGGTTTCGCTCAATCATCCTGCGGGACCTGAAGCCATACGGGCATGTGATGATCGCCACAACGGTGGCGAACGTGCTGGCACTCGCGGGTATTCTTTTCTCCAAACAGGTTTACGACAGAGTCATACCGGCAGAGTCCACGCCGACTCTATATGTGCTGTTCAGTGGTGTCCTGGTCGCTGTACTGTTTGATTTTATCATGCGTATTAACCGCATCCGCGTCACAGATTTGCTGGGGAAACGTGCGGATATCCGTGTGTCCGACCTGGTATATGGCCATGCGGTGCGGCTCCGCAACAGCGCCAAACCAAAATCCACCGGTGCGTTTACTTCCCAGATCCGGGAGCTGGAGCGGGTGCGCGAAATGGTGACTTCGACCACCATTCTGGCAATGGCAGATATGCCATTCTTCTTTCTGTTTCTCGGGTTCCTCTGGTATGTGGCGGGGCCCCTGGCGTTGATTCCGTTGGGCGCTCTGGTGTTGCTGATTGTTCCCGGCCTGTTGGCCCAGAAAAAACTCGCGCGTCTCGCTGGTGAATCCATCCGCGAATCCTCTCTGCGCAATGCAATGCTGGTAGAGACGGTGCAGGGGATGGAGGATATCAAGGCGATGCAGGCGGAGCAGCGTTTCCAGCAACAGTGGAACCACTACAACGCCGTTACCGCAGAATCCAACCTGCGCCTGCGCGGCCTTATAGGTCGACTGGTGACGTGGACACACAATGTTCAGTCCAGTGTATTTGCCATCATCGTGCTGTTCGGCGCGCCGATGGTGATGGCCGGTGATATGACCACGGGTTCGCTGGTAGCAGCTTCTATCCTCGGTTCGAGGATGATGGCACCCATGTCGCAGATTACCCAGGTACTGAGCCGGTGGCAGCAGGCAAAGTATGCGTTAAAGGGACTGGATCACATCATGCAGCTGCCGGTGGATCACGCTGAAGGCAGCAAGCGCGTGCATTTGTCCTGCATCACCGGCAATTATCAGTTGCGTCAGGCGTCCTTTAAGTACGGCGCCGAGTGTGAGACTCCGGCGCTGTCTGTGAATGCGCTGAAAATTCGCGCTGGCGAAAAAATCGCGGTACTGGGGCGGAACGGTGCGGGTAAATCCACTTTGCTTCAGGCACTGTCGGGTATGCTGGAGCCGAGCGCTGGCGAGGTGATTCTCGAGGGTGTCAGCATGGGGCACATCGATCCCGCCGATACTCGTCGTGATATCGGCCTGTTGACTCAGAATGCCAATCTTTTCCACGGAACCCTGCGAGAAAATGTCACCCTGGGCGCCCCGGGAGCCACGGATAAGGAAATCATTGCTGCGTTGGATATGTCGGGAGCGCTCGATTTTATCCGCAAGCTTCCGAAAGGTATGGATCATGTGATTCTGGAAGGCGGGCTGGGGTTGTCTGGTGGCCAGCGGCAGTCCCTGCTGCTGGCGCGACTGTTTATCCGCAACCCCAGCGTGGTTTTACTGGATGAACCCACCGCATCGCTGGATGACGTCACAGAAAAACGGTTTATTGCCAAGCTTCAGCAGTGGGCGGAAGGCCGAACCCTGATATTTGCCACACACCGTACCAGTACCCTGAAACTGGCGGACAGAATCCTGGTGGTTGATAACGGGCAGCTGCTGATGGATGAAAGCAAAGAGGTGGCGTTGCAGAAGCTTTCCCAGAATGCCACGCAGAATGGAGCACGGCAGGGACAGGAAGTGTCCGGAGAAAAACTGTCGGACAGTGAACAGGTGAGCTGA
- a CDS encoding HlyD family type I secretion periplasmic adaptor subunit — translation MAREVAITDPESSAISRRQEKSSQAANVAILEADFHNAGAHYEKDSDDAQLTRSSRVIWVFFLFLVCFVTWSYFAKVDEVSKGQGKVIPTSRAQIIQSLEGGILADLNVKEGDIVKPGEVLAQLDPTKVRSNVEEGEARYRAALASAARLSAEVNGTALRFPEELSGFEDLIAKERRLYQTRQGSLQDSLSSLKEARDLIERELSITRDLVSSGAASNVEVLRLSRQKSELDLKIKDVRSEYMVRAREELAGVSAEVDALTSVIEGRADSLTRLTLKSPVRGIVKDIEVTTIGGVIPPNGRLMEIVPLDDRLLIEAQISPRDIAFIHPGQDAKVKITAYDYSIYGGLDGKVTTISPDTIQDETRPGEYFYRVLILTDSHALINRAGKEFPIVPGMVASVDVKTGSKTVFDYLVKPFNQAGEALRER, via the coding sequence ATGGCAAGAGAAGTAGCTATTACCGACCCCGAATCGTCGGCGATCAGCCGGCGGCAAGAGAAATCTTCCCAGGCTGCCAATGTCGCCATACTGGAAGCGGACTTTCACAATGCCGGTGCCCATTACGAAAAAGACTCTGACGATGCGCAGCTGACCCGATCGAGCCGGGTTATCTGGGTTTTTTTCCTGTTTCTCGTGTGTTTCGTTACCTGGTCTTACTTCGCCAAGGTGGATGAAGTGTCCAAGGGGCAGGGCAAAGTAATCCCTACTTCCCGGGCGCAGATTATCCAGTCGCTGGAGGGGGGCATTCTGGCCGATCTGAATGTCAAGGAAGGCGACATTGTGAAACCCGGCGAAGTGCTGGCGCAACTGGATCCGACCAAAGTGCGCTCCAATGTTGAAGAGGGAGAGGCACGTTATCGAGCGGCTTTGGCGAGTGCCGCGCGGTTGAGCGCAGAAGTAAATGGCACCGCCCTGCGATTCCCGGAAGAACTGAGCGGCTTCGAGGATCTCATCGCCAAAGAGCGCAGGCTGTATCAGACACGACAAGGCAGCTTGCAGGATTCCCTCAGTAGCCTGAAAGAGGCCAGGGACCTTATAGAGCGTGAACTATCTATTACCCGGGATCTGGTGAGTTCCGGCGCAGCCAGCAACGTGGAAGTGCTACGCCTCAGTCGGCAGAAATCCGAGCTGGACCTTAAGATCAAGGATGTGCGTTCGGAATATATGGTACGCGCCCGGGAGGAACTGGCAGGTGTGAGTGCTGAAGTGGATGCGCTGACTTCGGTGATCGAAGGGCGTGCAGATTCATTGACCAGGCTCACCCTGAAGTCACCCGTGCGCGGGATCGTCAAGGATATCGAAGTCACAACCATCGGTGGTGTCATCCCGCCGAATGGCCGTCTTATGGAGATTGTTCCTCTGGATGACCGGCTCCTGATCGAAGCCCAGATCTCCCCAAGGGATATCGCGTTTATTCATCCGGGACAGGACGCCAAGGTCAAAATCACGGCCTATGACTACTCCATCTACGGCGGCTTGGATGGGAAAGTAACCACTATCTCGCCGGACACCATCCAGGATGAAACACGACCTGGAGAGTACTTTTACCGGGTACTGATCCTGACGGACTCCCATGCTCTTATTAATCGTGCGGGAAAGGAGTTCCCGATTGTCCCGGGTATGGTAGCCAGTGTGGATGTCAAAACCGGCTCCAAAACCGTGTTTGATTACCTCGTGAAGCCTTTCAACCAGGCCGGTGAAGCGTTAAGGGAACGTTGA